The Doryrhamphus excisus isolate RoL2022-K1 chromosome 1, RoL_Dexc_1.0, whole genome shotgun sequence genome includes a window with the following:
- the crtac1a gene encoding cartilage acidic protein 1a codes for MWASRVVVLLVGLWQQSHSQIDERMFQEVTQTILPPDRLHNPTQLNYGMAVTDVDGDGDLEVVVAGYNGPNLVLKYDRAQKKLVNIAVDDSNSPYYALRDVAGNAIGVTACDVDGDGREEIYFLNTNNAYSGRATYFDKLFKFRNGRFEDLLSDDLNVRRGVANRMAGRSVACVDRKGTGRYAVYVANYASGNIGPHALLEMDEAASDVANGVIALSDVAATAGVNKLTGGRGVVVGPILSDTKSDVFCDNERGPNFLFKNNGDGTFADVAKQAGVEDRHQHGRGVALADFNGDGKTDIVYGNWNGPHRLYLQGSDSKFRNIATTGFASPSPIRTVIAVDFDNDRELEVFFNNIAYRGNAPNKLFRVSRRANTDPLIQELDAGDAIEPQGRGTGGTVTDVDGDGQLDLLLAHGESAAQPISVFKVTQGSTNKWLRVIPRTQFGSYARGAKVTVFTKHSGAHTRIIDGGSGYLCEMEPVAHFGLGGDDVSVLEISWPDGSSITRVLQLDEMNTVVDVLYPRDGETSTLHNDTQCGEGFTVKNGRCTGI; via the exons ATGTGGGCTTCAAGAGTAGTGGTCCTCCTGGTTGGGCTTTGGCAACAGTCTCACAGTCAGATCGACGAGCGTATGTTTCAGGAAGTTACACAGACCATCCTTCCTCCTGACCGGCTGCACAATCCGACACAGCTCAACTATGGCATGGCGGTAACAGACGTGGATGGTGACGGCGATCTGGAAGTAGTGGTGGCAGG ATACAATGGGCCTAACCTGGTGTTGAAGTACGACCGTGCTCAGAAAAAGCTGGTTAACATTGCGGTTGATGATAGTAACTCACCATACTACGCTCTGAGGGATGTGGCAGGGAATGCTATCGGGGTCACAGCCTGTGATGTGGACGGAGATGGACGTGAGGAGATCTACTTCCTCAACACAAATAATGCTTACTCTG GACGGGCGACTTACTTCGACAAGCTCTTCAAGTTTCGTAATGGTCGCTTTGAGGATCTGCTCAGTGATGATCTCAATGTCCGCCGAGGAGTCGCTAACCGCATGGCGGGACGCTCTGTGGCATGCGTTGACAGAAAG GGAACAGGCCGCTACGCAGTTTATGTGGCAAACTATGCCAGCGGCAACATCGGCCCCCACGCTCTCTTAGAAATGGATGAGGCTGCCAGTGATGTGGCGAATGGCGTCATCGCCCTGTCTGATGTCGCTGCCACAGCTGGAGTCAACAAGCTCACAG GTGGACGCGGTGTTGTGGTTGGACCCATTCTCAGTGATACAAAATCTGATGTTTTTTGCGACAATGAGAGAGGACCTAACTTCCTGTTCAAAAACAACGGAGATGGGACTTTTGCTGACGTTGCCAAGCAGGCAG GCGTAGAAGACAGGCACCAACATGGCAGAGGAGTAGCACTGGCAGATTTCAATGGCGATGGAAAGACAGACATTGTCTACGGCAACTGGAACGGTCCACACAGACTTTACCTGCAGGGCAGCGACTCAAAATTCCGG AATATTGCAACCACGGGATTTGCATCTCCTTCCCCGATTCGCACGGTTATTGCGGTCGACTTTGACAATGACCGAGAGCTTGAAGTGTTTTTTAACAATATCGCCTACAGAGGCAACGCCCCCAACAAGTTATTCAG GGTTTCAAGAAGAGCCAATACCGACCCTTTAATCCAGGAGCTTGATGCAGGAGACGCCATAGAGCCTCAGGGGAGAGGAACAG gCGGCACTGTGACAGATGTAGATGGAGACGGACAGCTGGACCTGCTGCTGGCACACGGAGAGAGCGCAGCACAACCCATCTCTGTCTTCAAGGTCACGCAG GGTTCAACCAATAAATGGCTGCGAGTTATCCCTCGCACCCAGTTCGGTTCTTACGCACGAGGGGCTAAAGTAACAGTCTTTACGAAGCACAGTGGGGCTCATACACGCATCATTGATGGGGGCTCCGGGTACCTGTGTGAGATGGAACCAGTTGCCCACTTTGGTTTAG GAGGCGATGACGTGTCGGTGCTGGAGATCTCCTGGCCTGATGGTAGCTCCATCACTCGTGTCCTTCAGCTTGATGAAATGAACACAGTGGTGGACGTGTTGTACCCCAGGGACGGAGAAACGTCCACACTTCACAATGACACTCAG TGCGGTGAAGGCTTCACTGTGAAAAACGGCCGCTGCACAG gcATCTGA
- the r3hcc1l gene encoding coiled-coil domain-containing protein R3HCC1L isoform X2, with protein METEQPKNESDSHTPPTCQSKKPSQALYVPKKRLQPSKDKPQVEGELKPKPRPRYTDKARKNAKNKKDKAGGAGDKQSSVEADGAEMQSDLTNPLVEEKQLHGPDVDTNGCLNSENVDTDVLSQHEEKGQDESWDTLFNDDGDCLSHRLSEELSLSEDGKTKSLQEARFDYYNMNRFDDDDDDDDDDDDDVDDNAEELSHIIEIYDFPPEFKTEDLLKLFQAYLQKGFDIKWIDDTRALGVFASPIAARDALRTKHPLMKLRPLSKSSSATKAKARSCSETLLPAKERPQTSAALARRLVIGALGVKSTLTKEQREAERKKLQEARALSCGVEVC; from the exons ATGGAAACGGAACAACCAAAGAACGAGAGCGATTCACATACGCCTCCAACCTGTCAGTCAAAGAAGCCGAGCCAAGCTCTGTACGTGCCAAAGAAACGTCTCCAACCCTCTAAAGACAAACCTCAAGTTGAAGGGGAATTAAAACCAAAGCCCAGGCCTCGCTACACGGACAAGGCTCGAAAGAACGCCAAGAACAAGAAGGACAAGGCAGGAGGAGCGGGGGATAAACAGTCATCCGTGGAAGCAGATGGAGCTGAGATGCAGAGTGATCTCACCAACCCTCTTGTGGAGGAGAAGCAGCTCCATGGTCCAGATGTTGACACTAATGGGTGTCTCAACTCAGAAAATGTTGACACAGATGTTTTGTCTCAGCATGAAGAAAAGGGACAAGATGAGAGTTGGGACACTTTATTTAATGATGATGGCGATTGTCTCAGCCATCGGCTGTCCGAAGAG CTATCTTTAAGTGAAGATGGAAAGACGAAGTCACTCCAGGAGGCCAGATTTGACTATTACAACATGAACAGAtttgatgacgatgatgatgacgacgacgacgacgacgacgatgtGGACGACAATGCGGAGGAGCTCTCTCACATCATCGAGATCTACGATTTTCCACCCGAGTTTAAAACAGAGGATCTCCTCAAGTTATTCCAGGCATACCT ACAGAAGGGCTTTGACATCAAGTGGATTGACGACACACGTGCACTTGGTGTCTTTGCAAGCCCCATTGCAG CCCGTGACGCTTTAAGAACTAAACATCCGCTGATGAAGTTGCGACCACTTTCCAAATCCTCTTCTGCGACAAAGGCCAAAGCACGCAGCTGCTCAG AAACTCTTCTGCCTGCTAAGGAGAGACCTCAGACCAGCGCCGCTCTGGCCCGCAGGCTTGTCATCGGTGCCCTCGGTGTGAAGAGCACCCTGACAAAGGAGCAACGGGAGGCAGAGAGGAAGAAGCTCCAGGAAGCAAGAG
- the r3hcc1l gene encoding coiled-coil domain-containing protein R3HCC1L isoform X1, translated as METEQPKNESDSHTPPTCQSKKPSQALYVPKKRLQPSKDKPQVEGELKPKPRPRYTDKARKNAKNKKDKAGGAGDKQSSVEADGAEMQSDLTNPLVEEKQLHGPDVDTNGCLNSENVDTDVLSQHEEKGQDESWDTLFNDDGDCLSHRLSEELSLSEDGKTKSLQEARFDYYNMNRFDDDDDDDDDDDDDVDDNAEELSHIIEIYDFPPEFKTEDLLKLFQAYLQKGFDIKWIDDTRALGVFASPIAARDALRTKHPLMKLRPLSKSSSATKAKARSCSETLLPAKERPQTSAALARRLVIGALGVKSTLTKEQREAERKKLQEAREQKRLAAKQREDAWEGR; from the exons ATGGAAACGGAACAACCAAAGAACGAGAGCGATTCACATACGCCTCCAACCTGTCAGTCAAAGAAGCCGAGCCAAGCTCTGTACGTGCCAAAGAAACGTCTCCAACCCTCTAAAGACAAACCTCAAGTTGAAGGGGAATTAAAACCAAAGCCCAGGCCTCGCTACACGGACAAGGCTCGAAAGAACGCCAAGAACAAGAAGGACAAGGCAGGAGGAGCGGGGGATAAACAGTCATCCGTGGAAGCAGATGGAGCTGAGATGCAGAGTGATCTCACCAACCCTCTTGTGGAGGAGAAGCAGCTCCATGGTCCAGATGTTGACACTAATGGGTGTCTCAACTCAGAAAATGTTGACACAGATGTTTTGTCTCAGCATGAAGAAAAGGGACAAGATGAGAGTTGGGACACTTTATTTAATGATGATGGCGATTGTCTCAGCCATCGGCTGTCCGAAGAG CTATCTTTAAGTGAAGATGGAAAGACGAAGTCACTCCAGGAGGCCAGATTTGACTATTACAACATGAACAGAtttgatgacgatgatgatgacgacgacgacgacgacgacgatgtGGACGACAATGCGGAGGAGCTCTCTCACATCATCGAGATCTACGATTTTCCACCCGAGTTTAAAACAGAGGATCTCCTCAAGTTATTCCAGGCATACCT ACAGAAGGGCTTTGACATCAAGTGGATTGACGACACACGTGCACTTGGTGTCTTTGCAAGCCCCATTGCAG CCCGTGACGCTTTAAGAACTAAACATCCGCTGATGAAGTTGCGACCACTTTCCAAATCCTCTTCTGCGACAAAGGCCAAAGCACGCAGCTGCTCAG AAACTCTTCTGCCTGCTAAGGAGAGACCTCAGACCAGCGCCGCTCTGGCCCGCAGGCTTGTCATCGGTGCCCTCGGTGTGAAGAGCACCCTGACAAAGGAGCAACGGGAGGCAGAGAGGAAGAAGCTCCAGGAAGCAAGAG AACAAAAGCGTCTGGCAGCCAAACAGAGGGAAGATGCTTGGGAGGGAAGGTGA